The Nitrosarchaeum sp. DNA window CAAAGCACCAGTGATCTAAGAAATACAGATTCATGGCGAATTGGATTTACTGTGAAACAATAAATCTTCTCCATTCTTTTTATTTTTTATTAAACAGTTTGTATTTGTTCTATTCTTTAGAAATGATACTTTGAATGTTCTCATCGATTGCAATTTCTGCAATATCTCCCGAATATTCTACAATTCTTCTCAAGTCTTCTAAAACAAATTTAATTACTGTGGAATTTTTTTCAGCATCTTTGATTTTTGCCATTATCTCTTTTTCCTCATTAATCACTTGACTTATGCTCTCTGTGACATTTTCCCCTTTTTGAAAATCATGATTTTGAACCGCAGTAATTGCATCTTCAAAAACTTGTAGGGCTTTTTCAGATAATTTTTTAATTTTAATTATAATTTTTGAATCAATTTCATCTTCGACAAATTTAATTCTCTTTGCAATTAGACTTGCGTGATCTCCTATTCTTTCTATTTTGCTTACTATGGTTCTATATTCAAGACAGTTTGATGGTCGTTTTAATCCCATATCCTCAAGTACGCTTTGATTTTCAACTGCCAAGACTAAATTTCGTCGCATGTATAGCCCAAATCTATCGACCTCGTCATCCATATTGACAATTTCATCTGCATGTGGAATGTCCATTTCTTCTAATGCTTCTATTGATTCTTTTATCATGTTGGTTGCCATTAGATACATTCTTTTTAATGCAGATTCAAATGATAATTCTGGCAATCTAGTTAAAATCTGAATAGTTATTGCATCGGAACTGGATTCCACAATCTCTGTACCTATCATAGATGAATGAACTAGATCACGTACGCTTCTGGAATGTTCTGTAGGAATCTTCATTCCTTTGGTCTTTATCCGAATAGTTTTGTATCCTGCAAGATATGCTGCAATAATTTTTCGTTTAACTGATTCTCCTGAATCCTTTTGACTGGAGTTTATGATCGCTATAGTCTCATTTTTATCATTACTATGTTCTCTTGGAAATAGTGTTAATGATTCATTTGAGTTTTTTACTACAGTCACATTTTCCCCAACTTTAATTTTTAATTCCTCGACCCATTCTTTTGGTAATGATATTATGTATGTGGAACCTCCACTCAACTGTATTTTCCTTGTCTGTTTGGTGTTTTCAGTTATTTTCACTGCTTGTATTATTGAATTTTTCCTAATTACAATTTAGTTTACGAACTATATAGAATTATGATCATCCTGTAAAGTATGGTGATATGTTAGATATGTAAATTTTACATCAAAACAGCGTGAGTAAAGTAAATCTGAATTTAAAAAAAAGAAAAGTGATCTCAGATAAAATATTCAAGATCGGAGCTACAGCTGCTGGAACGTATGTTTTGGTAGTAGTGGTATTAATTGCATTCCAACTAGTCTCAGAATCTTATCCTGTTTGGGAAGAGGAAGGGTTATCATTTATTACAAAAACTGATTGGAACGCAGTTGAGGGAAGAGAATCATTTGGTGCTTTGCCATATATTTTGGGCACTCTGACCACATCCGCAATTGCAATGATGATAGGGGTTCCTCTAAGTATTGGAATTGCAATGTTTATTTCAGATGCACCACCAAAAATTGGTGCGCCATTAGGATTTTTAGTAGAACTTTTAGCTGCAGTTCCCAGTGTAATTTATGGTCTATGGGGGTTATTTGTTTTTAGAATATATTTTAGAGATTGGTTTGAAACTCCAATACATGATGCGTTTGGAGATAATATTTGGTTATTTTCTGGTAATCCATATGGATTGGACATTCTAACTGCAAGTGTTATACTTGCAATCATGATAATCCCAACTGTTTCAGCAGTATCTCGTGAAATAATGAAGGCAGTTCCTCAACAACAAAAAGAAGCAGCTTACATGCTTGGTGCAACAAAATGGGAGATGTTCAAACTTGCAATATTTCCATATTCAAAAACAGGTCTGATAGGAGCTTCTATCTTGGGTCTTGGCAGAGCTGTAGGTGAAACAATGGCAGTCACAATGCTGATTGGAAACGCAACTGGAATTGGTGCAATCCCTTCATCGCTATTTGGTCCGAGTCAAACCATGTCAAGTATTATTGCAAATGAATTCGTTGAAGCATCACCTGCGTCTATTCACATGCCTGCACTAATTGGGATTGGATTAATTCTTCTATTAATTGCAATTGTGATTAATGTCATTGCACATTTGCTTGTGACAAAAATGCTCAAAATAAAAGAAGGTGCAATAAATAATTGAGTTCAATTCAAAATAGAAGACAAGAGTATCGTTCTTTATTCAAACAAAATGTTGCAAAAAGATTACTTGTAGATAAGATTGTACGAATAATTGTTTTTTCATGTGTAATCATTGCAATTATTCCGTTAGGCAGTATCTTAGTTGAGGTATTCAAAAATGGAATAACTGCAATTAGTATTGAATTTTTAACTGAAACTCCTGGCTCTGTGGGTTCTGGAGAAGGAGGCATTGGACCTGCAATTCAAGGAACTCTGATAATTATAGGGCTGTCTAGTTTGATTGGGGTTCCAATTGGTGTAATGTCTGGAATTTTTCTTTCTGAATATGGTGACAACAAGCTCGCAAGATCGGTTCGATTCTTCAATGACGTCTTTATGGAGTTTCCATCGATTATTCTTGGAATCTTTGCATTTTTGATAATTGTTTTAGTTCTTGGTCATTTCTCAGTTTGGGCTGGAGCATTTGCCCTGTCTTTGATTATGTTTCCTATTGTTGCAAGAACTACTGAAGAATCCTTGAAGATGGTACCTACAACTTACCGTGAAGCTGGAACTGCATTGGGACTTACAAAATGGATTATCACATTTAGAATTGTAATTTCTGCTGCAAAAAGTGGAATGGTTACTGGAATTTTATTATCTGTATCTAGAATCGGTGGTGAGACAGCTCCATTAATTATGACAATTCTTGGAAGCAGCCAATTCTTTAGCAGTATGGATACTCCGATGGATGCTTTACCTTTGAGAATATGGCGGCTTTCTTTGTTGCCTTATGATAGTGCTCAACTTCAGGGATGGGGGGCTGCATTAGTTTTGATCATGATCATACTTGGAATTAATTTGGGAGTCAGATACTATTTTGCAAATAAAAAAAATACTTTCTTTAGAAATTTGATTAAACAAAGGAAAAATGTTATAAAATGACCACCTTGAGTACAAAACCAACTGATATGACGACATCTCATCTTACTAATATCGACTCGAAACCTATTGAATCGAAATACAAAATGATCGCAGAAAACGTTACAGTAAGTTATGACGGTATAGAAGCAGTGAAAAATGTCACAATGAAATTCAAAGAAAAATCTGTTACCGCATTGATTGGTCCATCTGGTTGTGGAAAAACTACGTTTCTTAGGTGTTTAAACAGAATGCACGATATGACAAAAAATGCTAAAGTTACCGGTAAAGTCATGATTGATGATATTGATCTTTATTCAAAAGATATTGATCCAATTTATCATAGAAGAAAAGTTGGAATGGTTTTCCAAAAACCAAACCCATTTCCAACAATGTCTATTTTTGATAATGTAACTGCAGGACTTCGACTAAATGGAATTCGCGATAAACGAATTCTAGATGAAATCGTTGAGGATTCTTTGAAGATGGCTTATCTGTGGGATGAAGTAAAAAATGATCTAAAAAAATCTGCAATTGAATTATCTGGTGGACAACAGCAACGTCTCTGTATTGCTCGGGCACTTGCAATACAACCTGAAGTGCTATTGATGGATGAACCAGCATCAGCACTTGACCCAATCGCCACTCAAAAAATTGAAGAAACAATTACAGAATTAAAAAAAGATTATGCTATTATCATTGTAACTCATAATATGCAACAAGCAATACGTGTTTCCGATTATACTGGATTCATGTATCTAGGTGACCTAATAGAATTTCGTGAAACAAAGAAACTATTTACAGATCCTAAAGACGAACTAACCGCAAAATATGTGCAAGGACATTTTGGTTAAATGACTCGTTTAATAGATCCATCGTTGCATAAGCTGTCATTTATCATGTCTGAAATGGGAGATATGGTAATTGAATCCATTTCTTTGGCTATTGATTCGTATCTGACAGGGACAAATACAAAAGATCAAGTTCTCAAATTATCTGATTCTATACGTGTAAAATACTATGAAGTAGAAGATCTCACATTTGATATGCTATTAAAATATCAACCTGTTGCAGATGACTTTAGATTAATTCGTTCATCCACAGAAATTTCATACGCATTTTCTAGATTTGGAAGGTATGCTTATGATATCACTCTTGTTCGTGATTTGTTTGGTGATGTATCTGAATGCACTAATGCATCACTTGTTGAATCTACAAAAAAAGTAAAACACATGATCAAAGAAGCTGTTTTATCCTTTGCTGAATTGGATATACGAAAAGCTATTGAAATTAGAGAAGATGAAAAATTCATTGATCGAATTTATCGTGAAAGATTACCAAAACTCATAGAATCTACTAATACTAGATGTGCTCTTGCTGAAGCCCTTTTGTTAAGATATTTAGAACGAATTGGTGATCATGCGGTATTTATGAGTGATGCAATTAATTATATTGTTACTGGCAAACACCGCCCAACCGATGAAAGAATTGCTTCACATACAAAAACTGAACAAAATTAACGATCATATTTTAATTATTTTTTAATATGTATTAACTCGTGAAAGTATTCGTAGATCTAAAAATTTACTCATTATCTAGATAACAGTTTTAACATCCATATCTTTACATTGAATTCATGGGACATATGTTTTCATGGATAAAATCAAATGATAAAGAAATTTTATTGATTCTTGATAATTTAGCTAAAAAAGCAGTTGAAACTGCTGAAGCACTAGTTGTTTTATTTTCAGATCTTAGTAATGTGGAACAACATGCAAAAATCAAACGACTTGAAAACGAAGCTGATGTTCTTACTCGTGATATTTTTTCTGAATTAAATAAAACATTCATCACTCCTCTAGATCGTGAGGATATGCAAAGAATAGCCTCAAAAATAGACGATGTGATTGATTTCATGGATGGAATTTCTGCAAGAACCCATAGTTACAAAATCACTACGACCCCTCCATATGCTTTAGAAATGGCAAGAGAATTGGTTAACGCAACAAAAGAAGTTCAATATATTGTATCAAAATTAAACAATATTAAAAATGCTCAAGATATGATATTGCATTGCAGAACTACAAGTAAAATCGAACATACTGTAGATGACTTGTATCGACAATCTATTGAAAAACTTTTTGAAAGTGATGACGCAATTCACATAATAAAACTAAAAGATATTTACGAAACAATGGAAACTGCATCTGATAGATGTGTTGATGTTGCAGACGTTATTGAAGATATAGTTCTAAAATACACTTAGTGATATTATGTATGAATTAGCTATAGGTGCAATAATAGCAGCATTAATTTTTGATTTTGTAAATGGTTTTAATGATGCTGCAAATTCTGTAGCTACTGTTATTGGTACTAGAGTTTTAAAACCAATACACGCCGTTTTGTTATCTGCAATTGCAAATTTTGCAGGACCATTTATTTTTGGAGTTGCAGTAGCTATGACAATATCTAAGGGAATAATCAATCCTGATGATGTTACTATCTACATGATTCTTGGGGGATTATCTGCAGCTATTACTTGGGGTGCTGTTTGCACTCACTTTGGTTTACCCATTTCAAATAGTCACTCTTTGATTGGAGGATTGATAGGGGCTGGAATTGCAGGAGTGGGAATTGAAAACTTGATTTTAGATGGACTCACTAAAACACTGACTGGAATTATAGTATCTCCTCTAGGGGGTATGGCAATAGGATTTCTTTTTGCTGGAATAATTATTACAGTATTTGCATCAAAACCTCCTCAAAAAGTAAATTACTCATTTGGAAAATTACAACTAATATCATCAGCATGGTTTGCATTAACCCATGGTGCAAACGATGGGCAAAAAGTAATGGGTATAATAGTTTTAATTTTATTCTCTGAGGGATTACTAACTGATGTTACTGATGTTCCAATATGGGTAATACTTGCAGCCGCATCAGCCATTGCCCTTGGAACGTTCTTTGGTGGCTACAAAGTAATCAAGACGCTAGGCATGAAAATTGCTAGGTTGAGACCTTATCAGGGCTTTGCAGCAGAAACGGGTGGTGGAATCGTGTTAGCAATATTTGCCTTTCTTGGAATACCTGCTAGCACAACTCATGCTATTACTGGCTCTATTATGGGTGCAGGTGCAGTTAGGAGAAGACGTGCAGTACGTTGGGGAGTTGGAAAAAGAATTGTCTTTGCTTGGTTGATTACTATTCCTGGTGCAGCTGCGATTGCATATGTGGTTACAATGATTATTCAGTATTTTGTACAGTGATGAAAAAGATTCTTTTTGTTTGTGTTGAAAATGCTGGAAGAAGCCAAATGGCTGAAGCGTTTTTTAAAAAATTCATGCCAAAAGGCTTTGAAGTTATTAGTGCAGGAACAAAACCTAGTGATAAAGTAAATCCAATTGTTTTGCAAGCAATGAACGAAATTGGAATTGATATGAAAAATCAAACTCCAAAAACTATCTCACAACAGATAATATCTGAATCTGAAAAAGCTGTAAACATGGGGTGTATAGACCAAGAATCATGTCCCGCATTATTTCTTAAAGATGTTCTTGATTGGCAAATCCCTGATCCTAAAGGAAAACCAATTGAACAAGTAAGAGAAATTCGTGATCAAATTAGATCAAATGTGATAGATTTGATCAAATCTCTTGAGGAAAAATAAAATGGCTTATTCTAACTTGCAAATTTTCATCGTAGAATTAATTGGCACTTTTATTCTTGTTGTATTTGCAACTGGTTCCATTGTGTATGATATGCAAACTGGTGGAACACTTGGAATTGCTTTTGCAGCCGTTGCACCATTTATCGCATTAGTTATCGGAATTTACTGTTTTGGCAAGGTGTCACTAGCTCATTTTAATCCGGCAGTAACTATTGGTTATTACATCACAGGACATATCTCTAAAATTCAGATAGTGGTTTACTTTGCAGCTGAGATCATTGGCGCATTAATTGGTTCATTGTTTGTAATGACCTTTATTGGAACAGAAGCAAATCTTGGTGCAAATGCCCCTAATTCTGACTTCTCTATATTTCTGATATTTCCTGTTGAGGTTTTAGCATCTGCTTTTCTTATGGCTGTAATCTTTACCGTAGTTTACACAAAAGGACTACGAGGATTCGGTGGAATAGCAATTGGTGGGATTGTTGGACTGGATATCTTTTTTTTGGCTTTTATCTCTGGCGCATCTATGAATCCTGCGAGAGCATTGGCGCCTGCATTGTTTTCTGGAGTATTTGAAAATTTATGGTTGTACTGGACTGCTCCATATGTAGGAACTGTAATTACAGCATTTTTATTTCGTAACAAATTTCGTAACCAAAAATAGCCTTCTAGCAATTATTACGAATAATAATGACTAAAAATAGAGTTGATTATTGTCAAAATCTCAAAAACTATTCAATGAATCTAAAAAAGTAATTCCTTCTGGTGTGAATAGTCCTGTTCGATATTTTGAGCCGTATCCATTTTTTGCAAAAAAATCAAATGGAGCATACATCTGGGATGAAGACAATCAAAGATACATTGATTTCTGTAACGGGTATGGTGCATTGCTCTTAGGACATAGACGTAAAGAAGTTCTAAGTGCCGTATCCAAACAACTAACACAAGGGACAATGTTTTGTACTCCTACTCAATCTGAAATAGAACTGTCAAAACTAATTGTTGGCAATTTTCCTTCAATTCAAAAAGTTCGACTTGTAAACACTGGAGGCGAAGCTACCATGACTGCTATAAGATTAGCTCGTGGTTTTACAAAAAAGAAAAAAATCATAAAGTTTGAGGGATGTTATCATGGTGCCCATGATTCTGTTTTAGTAAAAGCAGGCTCTGGTTCTGCACATAACGGAATTTCTGTTTCTGACGGTGGATTAGATGAGGTATCAAAAAATACACTTGTTGTACAATACAATAATTCCGAAGAACTTGAAAGAATAATATCAAAAAATAAAGACATTGCTGGCGTAATTGTTGAACCAATACTTGCAAACATGGGATTGATTTTACCTGAAAAGAATTTTTTATCTGAGATTAGAAAAATTACAAAAGACAATGATATCCCTTTAATTTTTGACGAAGTTGTCACTGGATTTAGAATCTCTCCTGGAGGGGCTCAACAACATTTTGGAATTAAACCCGATATCACAACTTTAGCAAAGGCTTTGGGAAGTGGCTTTACAGTTGCAGCAGTAGGTGGCAAAAAAGAGATTATGGATCTTCTTTCTCCTGGTGGCAAAGTTTACCAAGCAAGTACGTATGCAGGAAATCCAACATCTGTTAGTGCAGCCATAGCATCAATTAAGACAATCAATAAAATAAAAAATAAACTATATTCAAAACTTGAAAAATACAATATCATGCTTACTCATGCCATAGATGATATTGCAACTGACCTGAAAATACCACATCAAATTAACTTCACATCATCAATGTTTCAAATTTTCTTTACTGACAAACCTGTAGTAGATTATGCCTCATCAATGAATGCAGATGCAAAAAAATTCAAAAAAATGTTTTCTATATTATTAAAAAAAGGCATTTTTATTGCACCCTCTCAATTTGAAGTAGTTTTCTTATCTGATGCACACACAAAAATTGATCTAGAAAATACCATACATGCTTATGATGTTGCATTAAAATCGGTGAAGAATTGAAATATGTAATTGGTGCAAGAGGTAGTCAGCTATCTATCGCACAAACAAACTGGGTAAAATCTGAACTAAAAAAAATAAACCCAGATGCTGAATTTGAGATTAAAACAATTACAACTAAAGGCGATACTGACGCAAGACCATTATTTACAATTGATCAAAAAGGAATATTTGAAAAAGAGATTGACAGAGCAGTTGCTGACAATGAAGTTGACTTTGCCGTACACAGTCTCAAAGATGTTCCCTCACAATTAATTGATGACTTGATTCTATCATCAATTCCAAAACGAGAGATGGTAAATGATATTTTTATCTCATCTGATGGTACTAATCTTGATTCTGTAAAACCAGGAGCTGTTATCGGTACAAGTTCATTGCGACGAGCTGTACAAATAACCAGAAAGAGACCTGATGTTATAGTTCGTCCAATTCGTGGAAACATTGAAACCAGAATTAGGAAAGTCTTTGCAAATGAATTTGATGCCATAGTATTGGCACAAGCAGGAATCACAAGATTAGGAGTGGATACAACATTTACACGATTATCTATTGAAGATTTTTCGCCATCTCCTGGTCAGGGTGCTCTTGCAATTGTTTCACGAAAAAACGATTCTGATACAAATTCAATGTTGGCAAAGATTGAAGATTCTGACTCTAGATTGGAAATAGAAGCAGAACGTGCTCTTTCTGACTATGTTGATTCTGGATGCAGATTTCCAATTGGCGCATATGCTAAATCAAATGGCGATGAAATGACTTTGAGCGTTTCTGCTTTTTCTGTTGATGGTAAACAATCTCTTTTTGTTACAAAGTCTGGAAGCAAGTATGATCCTGTATCTTTAGGTAAGATCGTAGGAATGGAATTACGCAAGAAAGGCGTAAATGACCTTGCAATAAATTGGAGAAAAAAAGTGGAGGAATGGAACAAACAATGACAGGTAAGGTGTATCTTGTTGGGGCAGGTCCAGGTGATAGTAAACTGATCACATTAAGGGCAGTTGAACTATTGCAAAAAGCCGATGTTGTATTGTATGACAGATTGGTAAGCAAGAAAATAATTTCGATGATTCCAAAGAATGCTCAAAAAATATACGTAGGAAGGGCAGTAGGGGATGACACCACACACCAGAATAACACTAATGACTTGATGATAAAATTTGCAAAATCAAAGAAAAACATAGTTCGACTAAAGGGAGGTGATCCAATAATTTTTGGTCGAGGTGGCGAAGAAGCTGAATTTCTTAAGGAAAACAAAGTAAAATATGAAATTGTTCCTGGAATCACATCTGGAATTGGTTCTGCAACTTATGCTGGAATTCCACTAACTCATAGAAAGCATGCATCATCAGTAGTATTTGTTACAGGCCATGAAGATCCTGAAAAGAAAAATGAATCCGTAAAATGGAAACGTCTTGCAAAATCTGTTGATACCATTGTAATTATGATGGGCCTCTCACGACTTGATGTAATATGTAAACAACTTGTTGCAGGTGGATTAGATAAACAAACTCCTGTAGCTGTAATCCAAAATGGAACCACACCAAAACAAAAAATGATTATTGGTACTGTTTCTAATATTGCAAAACTTGTAAAGGCAAATAAAATCACACCTCCTACAAATATCATTATAGGAAAAGTTGTAGATTTATCTCAAGTTATAGGATGGAGAAAAAATGCTTAAAGGAAAAGTAATTGCAATAACTCGTTCAAAAGATGATTCTACTGAATTCATAGATTTGGTGACAAAAAATAACGCAATCCCAATCTCGTTACCAACTATTGAACTAGTTAGTAAGGGAGAAAAAATTGTAGATGAATTTTTGGAATCAGTAAAACAGTATAATCCAGATTACTCTGTATTTATGAGCTCAAAGGCTGTAACATTACTTTTTGATACTG harbors:
- a CDS encoding arsenate reductase ArsC; this encodes MKKILFVCVENAGRSQMAEAFFKKFMPKGFEVISAGTKPSDKVNPIVLQAMNEIGIDMKNQTPKTISQQIISESEKAVNMGCIDQESCPALFLKDVLDWQIPDPKGKPIEQVREIRDQIRSNVIDLIKSLEEK
- a CDS encoding PhoU domain-containing protein; the protein is MTRLIDPSLHKLSFIMSEMGDMVIESISLAIDSYLTGTNTKDQVLKLSDSIRVKYYEVEDLTFDMLLKYQPVADDFRLIRSSTEISYAFSRFGRYAYDITLVRDLFGDVSECTNASLVESTKKVKHMIKEAVLSFAELDIRKAIEIREDEKFIDRIYRERLPKLIESTNTRCALAEALLLRYLERIGDHAVFMSDAINYIVTGKHRPTDERIASHTKTEQN
- a CDS encoding DUF47 family protein — translated: MGHMFSWIKSNDKEILLILDNLAKKAVETAEALVVLFSDLSNVEQHAKIKRLENEADVLTRDIFSELNKTFITPLDREDMQRIASKIDDVIDFMDGISARTHSYKITTTPPYALEMARELVNATKEVQYIVSKLNNIKNAQDMILHCRTTSKIEHTVDDLYRQSIEKLFESDDAIHIIKLKDIYETMETASDRCVDVADVIEDIVLKYT
- the pstB gene encoding phosphate ABC transporter ATP-binding protein PstB encodes the protein MIAENVTVSYDGIEAVKNVTMKFKEKSVTALIGPSGCGKTTFLRCLNRMHDMTKNAKVTGKVMIDDIDLYSKDIDPIYHRRKVGMVFQKPNPFPTMSIFDNVTAGLRLNGIRDKRILDEIVEDSLKMAYLWDEVKNDLKKSAIELSGGQQQRLCIARALAIQPEVLLMDEPASALDPIATQKIEETITELKKDYAIIIVTHNMQQAIRVSDYTGFMYLGDLIEFRETKKLFTDPKDELTAKYVQGHFG
- the pstC gene encoding phosphate ABC transporter permease subunit PstC, translating into MSKVNLNLKKRKVISDKIFKIGATAAGTYVLVVVVLIAFQLVSESYPVWEEEGLSFITKTDWNAVEGRESFGALPYILGTLTTSAIAMMIGVPLSIGIAMFISDAPPKIGAPLGFLVELLAAVPSVIYGLWGLFVFRIYFRDWFETPIHDAFGDNIWLFSGNPYGLDILTASVILAIMIIPTVSAVSREIMKAVPQQQKEAAYMLGATKWEMFKLAIFPYSKTGLIGASILGLGRAVGETMAVTMLIGNATGIGAIPSSLFGPSQTMSSIIANEFVEASPASIHMPALIGIGLILLLIAIVINVIAHLLVTKMLKIKEGAINN
- a CDS encoding aquaporin, translating into MAYSNLQIFIVELIGTFILVVFATGSIVYDMQTGGTLGIAFAAVAPFIALVIGIYCFGKVSLAHFNPAVTIGYYITGHISKIQIVVYFAAEIIGALIGSLFVMTFIGTEANLGANAPNSDFSIFLIFPVEVLASAFLMAVIFTVVYTKGLRGFGGIAIGGIVGLDIFFLAFISGASMNPARALAPALFSGVFENLWLYWTAPYVGTVITAFLFRNKFRNQK
- the cobA gene encoding uroporphyrinogen-III C-methyltransferase, whose translation is MEQTMTGKVYLVGAGPGDSKLITLRAVELLQKADVVLYDRLVSKKIISMIPKNAQKIYVGRAVGDDTTHQNNTNDLMIKFAKSKKNIVRLKGGDPIIFGRGGEEAEFLKENKVKYEIVPGITSGIGSATYAGIPLTHRKHASSVVFVTGHEDPEKKNESVKWKRLAKSVDTIVIMMGLSRLDVICKQLVAGGLDKQTPVAVIQNGTTPKQKMIIGTVSNIAKLVKANKITPPTNIIIGKVVDLSQVIGWRKNA
- the hemL gene encoding glutamate-1-semialdehyde 2,1-aminomutase, translating into MSKSQKLFNESKKVIPSGVNSPVRYFEPYPFFAKKSNGAYIWDEDNQRYIDFCNGYGALLLGHRRKEVLSAVSKQLTQGTMFCTPTQSEIELSKLIVGNFPSIQKVRLVNTGGEATMTAIRLARGFTKKKKIIKFEGCYHGAHDSVLVKAGSGSAHNGISVSDGGLDEVSKNTLVVQYNNSEELERIISKNKDIAGVIVEPILANMGLILPEKNFLSEIRKITKDNDIPLIFDEVVTGFRISPGGAQQHFGIKPDITTLAKALGSGFTVAAVGGKKEIMDLLSPGGKVYQASTYAGNPTSVSAAIASIKTINKIKNKLYSKLEKYNIMLTHAIDDIATDLKIPHQINFTSSMFQIFFTDKPVVDYASSMNADAKKFKKMFSILLKKGIFIAPSQFEVVFLSDAHTKIDLENTIHAYDVALKSVKN
- a CDS encoding phosphate uptake regulator PhoU translates to MKITENTKQTRKIQLSGGSTYIISLPKEWVEELKIKVGENVTVVKNSNESLTLFPREHSNDKNETIAIINSSQKDSGESVKRKIIAAYLAGYKTIRIKTKGMKIPTEHSRSVRDLVHSSMIGTEIVESSSDAITIQILTRLPELSFESALKRMYLMATNMIKESIEALEEMDIPHADEIVNMDDEVDRFGLYMRRNLVLAVENQSVLEDMGLKRPSNCLEYRTIVSKIERIGDHASLIAKRIKFVEDEIDSKIIIKIKKLSEKALQVFEDAITAVQNHDFQKGENVTESISQVINEEKEIMAKIKDAEKNSTVIKFVLEDLRRIVEYSGDIAEIAIDENIQSIISKE
- the hemC gene encoding hydroxymethylbilane synthase produces the protein MKYVIGARGSQLSIAQTNWVKSELKKINPDAEFEIKTITTKGDTDARPLFTIDQKGIFEKEIDRAVADNEVDFAVHSLKDVPSQLIDDLILSSIPKREMVNDIFISSDGTNLDSVKPGAVIGTSSLRRAVQITRKRPDVIVRPIRGNIETRIRKVFANEFDAIVLAQAGITRLGVDTTFTRLSIEDFSPSPGQGALAIVSRKNDSDTNSMLAKIEDSDSRLEIEAERALSDYVDSGCRFPIGAYAKSNGDEMTLSVSAFSVDGKQSLFVTKSGSKYDPVSLGKIVGMELRKKGVNDLAINWRKKVEEWNKQ
- a CDS encoding inorganic phosphate transporter, with protein sequence MYELAIGAIIAALIFDFVNGFNDAANSVATVIGTRVLKPIHAVLLSAIANFAGPFIFGVAVAMTISKGIINPDDVTIYMILGGLSAAITWGAVCTHFGLPISNSHSLIGGLIGAGIAGVGIENLILDGLTKTLTGIIVSPLGGMAIGFLFAGIIITVFASKPPQKVNYSFGKLQLISSAWFALTHGANDGQKVMGIIVLILFSEGLLTDVTDVPIWVILAAASAIALGTFFGGYKVIKTLGMKIARLRPYQGFAAETGGGIVLAIFAFLGIPASTTHAITGSIMGAGAVRRRRAVRWGVGKRIVFAWLITIPGAAAIAYVVTMIIQYFVQ
- the pstA gene encoding phosphate ABC transporter permease PstA, whose amino-acid sequence is MSSIQNRRQEYRSLFKQNVAKRLLVDKIVRIIVFSCVIIAIIPLGSILVEVFKNGITAISIEFLTETPGSVGSGEGGIGPAIQGTLIIIGLSSLIGVPIGVMSGIFLSEYGDNKLARSVRFFNDVFMEFPSIILGIFAFLIIVLVLGHFSVWAGAFALSLIMFPIVARTTEESLKMVPTTYREAGTALGLTKWIITFRIVISAAKSGMVTGILLSVSRIGGETAPLIMTILGSSQFFSSMDTPMDALPLRIWRLSLLPYDSAQLQGWGAALVLIMIILGINLGVRYYFANKKNTFFRNLIKQRKNVIK